The Sabethes cyaneus chromosome 3, idSabCyanKW18_F2, whole genome shotgun sequence DNA window tctttttcgttacatttcaagcaataagtgcgccgaagagaccgaagcGATTAAAGTCAAAAATAGCGCTTTTATGAGCGATCGCGCGCTTATTGATTGGGCAATCTTCCTTTAAATTCAGCAATATTTATATGTAGAAATATTTTTGGTTGTGGTGCATTGTAATCACTGCTGTCGGGACCCCTTGCTCATAGTTGCGCTAAATTCGGTTGGCCTATCGGGACAACACCTAACGAAATGTCATGAGACATCCATCAACCATCATTGGCATTGCATATAATCATCAGCAAGCTACAATCATCAGTAGAACCCAGCAGCAGCTAAAAATCcggatttttaatattttgtgttTTATGTGCATTTTTATTAATAAGCATTCCAAAACCAAGTGAAAAAAGAATTATTTTATGTTCTGCATCCGTAAAGCATACTGTTGATGAAAACAGGCAACCAAAATTTGTGACTAATGCCGTGGAatatcgattgatgcaaatgcTGAACTtaccaataaatagttgaatATTGTATTGATTCCAGTTGCTACGAAATAAGGCCTATCCAGTTTTGCCTATGTTTCCAGCACCACAAAGCTATCAGCAACAACCCGCGGGGGACAGCGAAAGAAGAGTGGATTTGAAATCGTTAGATTTCACTTTGACCAAACGGCTCTTGGCAGCTGTATTTTTCCTTCTACTGATATACGCTTGGAAACAGTATTTCGAGGACCAAAATCAATCGAATAAAACATACAACTGAAATCTCTAGAGCACATTCACGCACAATGAGCAACAGAAAAGTGTCCTACTTCTTCAACCCGGACGTAGGTAATTTTCACTATGGCCCAGGACATCCGATGAAACCGCACCGCCTCTCAGTCATACACCATATGGTAATGAACTACGGATTgcataaaaaaatgcaaatttatcgACCTTATAAGTATGGACGTTAACACTAGCAATAGACAACACAAGTCATGTcggaaatttttcttttccagaGCCAGCGCGCATGATATGTGCCGTTTTCACAGTGATGAATATATCGAGTTCTTGCAGCATGTAACGCCACAAAACATCCAGGGCTTTACGAAATGCCTTTCGGTTTTCAACGTCGGTGACGATTGTCCGGTATTTGACGGACTGTTCGAATTCTGCGCCATGTACACCGGAGCGTCACTGGAAGGCGCACAGAAGCTAAATCACAATCACAGTGACATCTGCATCAACTGGTCCGGGGGCTTACATCATGCCAAAAAGTTTGAAGCTTCCGGATTCTGCTACGTGAACGACATTGTGATCGGCATTCTGGAGCTGCTCAAGTACCATCCGAGAGTGTTGTATATCGACATTGATGTTCATCACGGTGACGGCGTGCAGGAAGCGTTCTATCTTACCGATAGAGTTATGACGGTTTCCTTTCACAAGTACGGAAACTATTTCTTTCCTGGTACTGGGGATATGTACGAAATCGGAGCTGAATCTGGTCGCTACTATTCAGTGAATGTTCCACTGAAGGAAGGAATTGACGATCAGAGTTACGTGCAAGTCTTTAAACCAGTCATTTCTGCCGTTATGGAATTTTATCAACCAACTGCTATTGTTTTGCAATGCGGGGCGGACTCTCTGGCTGGCGATCGTCTCGGTTGCTTTTCCCTTAGTACAAAAGGACACGGCGAATGTGTAAAATTTGTGAAAGAACTAAATGTTCCCACATTGGTTGTGGGCGGAGGTGGCTACACCTTGCGGAACGTGGCTCGCTGCTGGACGTACGAAACGTCGCTTCTTATAGACGAGACGATATCGAACGAACTGCCTATGAACGATTATCTAGAGTTCTTCGCACCTGACTTCACGCTGCATCCGGATATTCCCAGTCGACAGGACAATGCCAACAGCAAACAGTATCTGGAAGCCATTACAAGGCACGTGTATGACAATCTGAAAATGTGTCAGCATGCACCGAGTGTGCAGATGTTCGACATTCCTGAGGATGCTCTGCCGGAAGAGGTGAAAGTAAAGGAAGAACCCAACCCTGAGGCAAGGATGACTCAGGAAGAAGAGGACAAGCAAGTTGAACCCAAAAACGAGTTTTTCGATGGCGaaaatgataatgataaaagtGAAAATGAACCTTAGCAGTAACCTGAATGCTTAGGTGGGTTTGCAGGCTAAAACTATCAACTCATGGGATGCAGACGGAAAGATAAAAGTTTTTTTACGTAATCTTAAGCAAGCTTAAGCTTAATCGTTGTCTAcgatgaaaaacattttttttattgtgagTGTAGAGAATATCTTAATTACAATTGCATGATGCAAACAATGTGCCAGACAAagaataatttttattgaaatcgtCCCAAATATTGGTTTTAGTTATCTATATTTGAGTCTTTGATTAGTTTATACATGACAAACTAAATTTCACTTCGATGTTATGTGAATTGATTCACATGATGCCGCAAAAGGTTCGTGACTTCGCCAAATGTGCAGGCATATTTCGGATTTATTTGAAGCAAGTTTAGGTCTGTAAATAAGTTGCATTTCACTAATACTTCGTTAAAACTACTCCAGATGTCCCTGAAGTGTTGAAACTTAGATtctaaaaagttttccaataaaaaagttaggcttatacaaatttgaaaaaaagtttatgtcaaccccccctccccccttgaaaattttcgaaacgtgaaggggcaaaaaaataaagtgtcatattagtctgttgcatttttaGTGACCagcagattttttcacagttcaatgagtttacatctctaaattatccaatatgtgcaaagttatagttatttcgttagtctcgatcaactttctttcacgaactaagctttctgattctgttgcaagtcacaggcaactattgtgcttaatctttaagttcccgacgtcgaaaattggggtgcttgactttcggcttgattccattttaatttaccttgttttaagagaaccgaattagatggaggcaacaatcaattaaacaatatattagtgaaatttggtaccgcttttgactgaggtattccgatttttgaattgcagtgggattatttttttccgtCAAAGATACTAGATAAGATGAAAAtggaaacacaatttttcggggcttaaaattggtcgttttactccgtaatgtccaagtaacTACCCCAATTTTGGAGGTAGGGGACGTAAAACTCAAcgatacagtttttaccattcattggatgcatgcagcatgcaggatgtcactgaactgttcgaaacttgaaattttcgaaacggtgtgCATCTTCAATATGCAAaggtaaacacgttattgttggagaagaagcatcagctgaggagaggcctgatattcataactaaaaggttgaccaagaaacgtgaatagcttcagagatttgttttcttaaaacatgtcgatagcacagcataagcgttccaagtaataaagtggcagggacctaaactgccattttcacactatggttagattacgatactatgtcgtggttaccaagttctgaactagtaagtgacacggatttcgattattaaaaaaaagcaaggtaactaaccgagtgacacggaggttcaaaacaaaattcaaatgaaggtcaagttatacgtttgtggctcaataaggtgatcctgtggcactccactattatcaaactggttcatctctaccaggatgcttactttatgtgcttggctCGAAAAATTTCGAAGTGTGAAAggcttgaactaaaatttaagtactgtacaaaatatctgtattaaaatttgaataatatggaaaaataaacgctggtttcttcttttttgtttggttattgaaggtttaatgttattattttttttcttgcccctcccccttcaacaatattttgagaccaggacataaactttttttcaaatttgtataagccttagtaGGAGGAACACAAAAGTGTGTTTTGTTACagcgaataattcaattattggtacATAGTAAGTAGTCAAAATCTGAATTTGTAGAGTTAATACCCTCGTTAATATGAATGACGCCGTCAGTGAGTTCAGTCTTAATCTGAACACTTGGTAACTGTATATTAAATTTCACATATACGTTATTTTTTATTcgtttcgttattttttttaatgcgaACGCATTCATATTACCGGGGCTCAAAttgaaaatgttcagattaaaaaaggTCATACCAGCGGGGGCTCACGGTGTTGAGTTTTGGGAACATTTTGAGTAAATAtttactcatttttttaaacgaGTTTTAGTTAAATCCGAGGTTAAAACCAACCTATTTACAgctaaactcatttaagagtgtagtttTTACCTGAAGTTCAGTTTTTGGTGTTTACTAAAAACATAGAAAATGTATACGAAAAGTTCGATGTGCACCAAAGGGTTTTCAACAGTAGTGATTACAACGCATTGTAAGAGAAGAACAAGTGGGCCCAATTGCAGTGATTACAACTCATTGAATAACGTGAAAAAAATTACTCCGATTATTTTATTGCGTCAACTGAGTTATCTAGCGCGCaattcaaaaatgaaatgctctttcacgattttgatattattgaaagaaattacacagaaatcataaagttttagcTACGTTAGGCgacatagagtgactatatacagagtggcgccaagtcatcccaaatgtatgcaatgcggtttatcctaggtttttctttctctttcctgcatacgcgttggataggttgtctgctcgattggaatgacactgacagataattatcattccaattttgacattgtcgccactctgtatatagtcactctaaggcGACACAGTTATGTGAACAACATGTGAAAAACAACATGTTTGCGACGAGAACTCTGGTCAAAAGCTGGGACAGCCAGGTCAtgttcagttttttgctcagtagatgctcatttgaccgcagcgcctcaacgaaacaaaattcgaaaaagtagtgtaaaaggcaattgtagagctaattattatctatattattgctgaagaaagtatagttttatcacagaacagaagtggaagtccgaacgattcagCGTATACCTctattgcaactgagatatacgaaatcatatctgaacgaaaatgttatatttcacgccaaataagaacatatatgtaccaaagtggaggcgatatatgtgcgaaaattttgacaatagaggttttccgtcagatcatacccctccttttcttattttttctcaaaagtactcccaatacgagtgacaatggtgcaaaaatatatttttttcgttgactctagaatttactacgattttttaaacaatgcaaattgcaagaatgttgagtttcttttcaccaaatcacgaatgttgagttttaaaaaattcgtttcggctgcactgtttatcaaaattttcagattttctggcagcattgcataacagtttttgacatatgtgtatcagcggtagagtgaaaaggataaaacgaatgaaaagctaatgattaccttctttttcatttcgtttgttgcttgccacaagagtaaagagtggcacaaatggtttcgaagtggtgaaaatagaggacactggtacaaaaaggcatgtaagacatccgagaagtgaccggttgaaatatacgtattttagtttttcatttttacagtagttagaggctttaataaagaaagttttatatgggtatcatttctaagagtcaaaaccgaacatttagtgaaaaaaaaatttttgacggaaaacctctattatttgtaattctattttgcgtagtttttataacacgcaactaaatactcctgaatatatgattaagatataatcaaacattgcaatcgtctatactgctttataattcacagtcatgaattgtatatgaagacacgcacgactgcaaaacaacttattgttcacttcgatttgacatactctaatcattatacaattccaatgtgaaattgacatgaaaacgatttaatgtgaactttctattacgattttgtgttatcttgTGGGGCCAGggtttgaaaagggatcgcaagttgaatgtgactgccgtgaatgcgaactttccgcattcaaactccgctttttgaacgatcatttgactgttttttgaattcagtcaatctgccgcttgcgctgctgccgtcttacaattcatgcggcatctctgcagaagcaaacagtcaatctcccgttttgctttgcgctttgagaatataaactgcaaactgattggaagcatacggtgacgtattttttcgtttctctttttgtctccaaatcggctgctcacagtaatagtttgtcacccggaaatcggtccgacgcaagcaaaatattcgtttgtattggacggagtccgaccgacttcttccatgcacatgtagtggttgttttttttgtagtattgaatcatacgattgtgcggttgcttttcgtaagcgtggtgactgccagtcatttgactgttttgcagtcattcgctgctccaaacggtaaaggcaacttgatcgaaacgaaaatgttaaaaagctttagaatgcgttcatactactgcgtgccatcggcgtttgactgagcaaactgccagttgtgttatgcatagcgttcgtattccatcactaaacggacggtgtgaacttgaatgcgcgttggtggggctgcggtagaaaaaaggatcggtcgaagccctgggtgcccaagcaaccaaaagttcgaatattacttgacacgcgaactcgaaagttcataattagttcagattcagttccgtggaactttcacgctgattagtagtatatatcaagtatatgtggaactaaatgctttaagaagtgctgcgagtacttcatagatacttcaaagctattaggatgctacatgaagttctgaagtaactttagttgctaacaagttctgcgtgttgcttttttgtttatatttctggtgatcaaaccagcagaacctgaaactattggagattaatttttatttcacttgaataaatttaatgctcgcacatttctaattacaaatataaattagaatgtaatgctcttcattattgtgttgtgtagcatatgctgttggtatctcactactacagttaattgcctagttccaaactttatgttctataattaactcgcgctgcataaagctgctgcaagttccaaatcaaacttttacttaacaactcattggcaaaattcacatcgcttgtatacgacaaaggtgacgcagtggatcggtataggtttacaacgcggagcacccgggttcaaacccaacagcaggcaaatgcaacgaatatagaagttaggtagaagtataaaaatagaacatagaagtgctgctaaatttgttttttcttagtttttgacagtttatttcgaagctgcttagcgttctatgcagtgaacccaagacagcttgaaagttcggttaattacttaaaagtgacgctgcttagcaagttatagattgatatacataaagctgtttaacccttgttagacaccattattcgaactcttggttacttgggtggggctcctatacaaatgaaatacgaatttcctcataactcgagaactaatcaagcaaatggaacaaaatttggcatgtgaaagttttcgagggcaagaatatttcctatggtgaattaggaccccttcctactttaagaggggggctcctatacaaacgaaatacaaatttcctcataaaggCCCAGGCACAAtgtatacggattttactacgttgcagcaatttgacagtttttccatggattttctgtcaaatatccgcaacgtagtaaaatccgtatgcattgtgtttgagccttaactcgagaactaatcaagcaaatggaatcaaatttggcatgtaggtgttttagaGGCAAGCTCACTCAATcacgtccgctatggtttaggtAGCAAAgctgcaaggaaacgaatgaggttgcatgactaactcccggttcgagtcCCTGCCCAGGTAAGTGGTAACAAtattcagcatttcaaaaaatggttctgttccCCTTGAGATGCTGCAAAAAATCGCTTTCTTTTTTAGTTTGTTAAAttccgaccgaatctatttttattttccataacaagcaaacgatatgccgtcgatactttttcgatacgtcgataatgtagacaaaatgacgtttcgattaagcctcaaacaaacactgacaatgtttattgaatgcttgtggcgtagtattttaataacccgctatttcgcctttttagcattatgtgagttctacagaagtatataaagaaaaataagcttttaatcTGTGTGCTTTTACAATCTTGTCAAAGGACTAGTCAATGTTGTCAAAGGATTATAATAGAAAATAGATCCCTTTGATGTTTAAAGGGCCGCTGCATGTTACGAATAGGCAAGATAaagataaaatgaaaattatgcATTGAATACAATGCATTGTTATCCCGCAAcgattttcttctctttttgtcaTAGGGATAAGCCACATTGATTTTTGTATAAATGTTTAAGATTTTTGAATGTAGATTGGAGTATGTGTTTAGGAGTTGATGTCGAATCATTGTTCCGAAACCCCGCCATCGCCAAACGAGAGTTCTGCAGATTTAAACTCTCTTACATTCCAAgtgtaaattgaaaaattttagcTTGGAATAAGAGAGTCTTCACTCGTAGATCCTCCCGTGAAGCGATTAGAATCCAACACTTTTAGCCCCGTTCAATATTGGTTCCGAAAGGAATTAATGTGAAGGTACGCCAAAAAGGTTGCAAAAGCGGAATTCAACCCCAAAGGTGATGATTCTTCTCAAACGTACTCTCCGTAATTTTTTGGCTCTACTAATTAAGACCTCTTCCCTTCGCGTGGTCTAGTATAGTTCAGACACAAAtttacagcatttttgacatttccctaatacttcgcacgttttctttccgcgcgttcacggtaaaactaaaggaatgtacggaaagacaacttgcgatgtattagggaaatgtcaaaaatgctgttcaaatattacgaacatgtccgccattatggctcgtaaaaagctggataagtcGCGggctctatccagctttttaccagccataatggcggaagtgttcgtaatattcggacagcatttttgacatttccctaatacatcgcacgttttctttccgcacgttcctcTACTTTTACCGTGAACTTAAGAacagtcaaaaatgctgtttaaatattacgaataCGGATTATGCTGTCCGcgattatggctcgtaaaaagctggttagcaatttgaattttgaagtCAAGATACGTAagttttttgtattttaaacaAAAGTTTAAAAAGTAATCGTCACACATGAATCGTCATAATGATTTTTCCATCATGATGCGGTGTAATTACTGCTACTGAAACCCCCTTTGCTAACACACTAGAAAACGAGCAAGGAAAAGGTTAAAAGTACCCAAATCACACCGGAAAACATCGCCCTGATGCAAAGCTCACGCTCGTCTCGAACCGTTGAGAGTCTTTATCGGTTGCGGTTCTCTCACTTTTTTCAATCGGGCGCGGCCATATTGATTAATCTCGTTTTCGCGGATAGAGTGGTTTTTCTCCTTGTAAGAAGCGGTCGACGGTCTCAGAAGTGTCCCAGAGTCCCCGGTTACCGAGAGTGTGTTGTGCAGCTAGCTAAGCTCCTAGAGATAGCCAAAGCCTATTCCAGCGTTAGTTCCGTTATTCCTCGTAATCCGTGATTTCAAACGGAAGTgctgaaaaaaagaagaaagggCTCTCCAGGGTGCGCCGTGCGAGTTCGGGTTCCGTTTCGTTCAGTTCTCTTCCTCGCGTTCATTTTGTTCGGCGTTTCTATCGCCAGAAAGTTCTCGTGGCGAGGCATAGGGTAAGAAAACCTAGTGCAGTGAGAACAACTGGAGTACGGAATAAAAAGGCATAAAAGCCGGAATACCTGCGTGGATTTATAACGAAGAAAAAAGTGTTTTCAACCAGTgtgtttccattttttctgtaaGTGGAACTAAGCCGGAAACTCGTCCAAAATGTCGGAACGTGAAAATAACATTTACAAAGCCAAGTTGGCAGAACAGGCAGAGCGATACGACGGTGAGTAACTAAATTCTGATTTTTATAACCTTCCATGATGGCAGCAGTCACTGCCGAAGCTTTATATCGATCAATAAAATCGTTGCACTGATTGCGAGTCGATTGCATTGTCGAATCAAGCAAAAATTTGGTCCGGAATTTTTTTTTACCTCCGATTGTAAAAAAAGGTATGGAAAGAAGTTCCATGAAATCTTTTTTCGAGACGAAACTTTTCTCGGATGATGGAAGAAAAGTTGGATGGAGCTCAAAATGCTACTTACATCAGCACACTTTCTATCACACATTCACAAAAAAGGGGAGCATTGTGGAGGTGTTCATGCTTCATCGTTGTGTGTGTGTAAAGTGCAGATTCTTTAGAAGGCTAGTGCTGCCAGTTTTGTGGGTGTGAAAATTGGCATCAGCTAGATAAAATcccttaaggcccaaacagaatgctgcgtcaacgcatccatcagcgtcaatttgacaataaacccatgggaaaactgtcagaatgacgccgacggacgcgttgacgcagtattctgtttgggcctttagggAAAGCATTAGGATTTATTTAAATAATGACCAATTAATTTTACGCAAAACGTTTGCAAAATTTGTTTTGGTAAAATAAGGTATTAGATGCGGTTCCACAACGGTGAATTTCGACTTCGAATTTTATTAGGCATTATGTAACGCATCATAATCTACCCTCTATCTATATTCAAAGATACAAGAAATACTTTCAACGCTTTTGATTTTGGTTGATTGTTTTGCATGTAAAGAGACTATAAAACGTGTTCTGTTTGTATCTTGCAATCAATAAATTTATCGAATGAATTCACCAACTAATCCTACTTGATATTGTATAGTATGGTTTAAGTATTAAATTAACTTGACGGCACAACTAACTGGGCAAAGAATTCCAATCTTATTAGTTACTAAgcttcaaataattatttttcaaatactaaaatacaattgaaaatttttggaTCATTTTTCACTTGTCTATTCTGGTcggattttttaattttttaagtcCTATGTGCAactgagagattctctttatgTCTCTTCTCTTGCGCTCATCATCGCGACATAAAAGAATATCAACACAATTTTAGAAAAAGATGCGTTCAAGTTAAATTGCATCGTCGTGATAAACGTAAGAGAAGAGAGTCGAAGAAAATCCTCTCTCACTTGCAGCGAGAACCTATTCAAAAATAAGGCCAGAATCAATAGAAATAAAATTGCAAGATCAGTTAAAGGTCCTTTAAATGTAGCTAATGCCTATtgttcatttcaaaatttatttgtcGGAAGCATATTTTCAGTATGACGTTTCTGTGTCAATTGTTTTTAACGCTAATTTAAACTGGTTTGTTCTTGCCTTACCTTACCCGCAATTTCacgtttgaaaatttttaaataaagtaTATAATGATTAAAGTTTCAAAACGTGAATAACCAATGTAACGATCAGAGCACTTATTAATAAacaaaaagaatgaaaataacttaatcgaaaaaaaaattcggattATCTTCTAGTAGAAACATGCGGTTATTTCTGATGAATGCAATCAAGAGTAATAGATTAGAAAGTTCTTAGCAAATTCAAAATTTGCCAATGAAATTAAAACTTGTCTTGCAGTATTCAAAACAAACGGaaatcatttgaaaattatctAAAGCAAAATGTATATATCGGAATTTGGATTATTGTGTTCAAATCGGCTTGCAAGGATCACCGTTAAGTGTTTAGTACCTGCATAGTTCTCCAGTTAGTGTGCTGGTACTCGTTGTCGATGTCGACATCCTTATCCATCTGCACCCAATTTGATCCAACTTACATACTTATATTGATACTGATTCTTCCTTatgcaaaaaactacaaggtatacagccctaagggttgtacgaaagggtgacgtaggactatatcagatcatcagatcaaagactaatgtaaactgcatttctgacatatgtatgtttataaaaatctgtgtgtgccattgtttaagtgaatgtttaaaagagaagagcgaaatattctgattcaaTTCTtcgttgaatgcaatggtggctttaaaaatacgtggacgggggttcataagtacaacgcctgcaaacttcgagacagaatttttttttaaaaatcacttgtgtgcatcataaaggttgatatggtaatgaatgaccaattt harbors:
- the LOC128741402 gene encoding histone deacetylase 3; amino-acid sequence: MSNRKVSYFFNPDVGNFHYGPGHPMKPHRLSVIHHMVMNYGLHKKMQIYRPYKASAHDMCRFHSDEYIEFLQHVTPQNIQGFTKCLSVFNVGDDCPVFDGLFEFCAMYTGASLEGAQKLNHNHSDICINWSGGLHHAKKFEASGFCYVNDIVIGILELLKYHPRVLYIDIDVHHGDGVQEAFYLTDRVMTVSFHKYGNYFFPGTGDMYEIGAESGRYYSVNVPLKEGIDDQSYVQVFKPVISAVMEFYQPTAIVLQCGADSLAGDRLGCFSLSTKGHGECVKFVKELNVPTLVVGGGGYTLRNVARCWTYETSLLIDETISNELPMNDYLEFFAPDFTLHPDIPSRQDNANSKQYLEAITRHVYDNLKMCQHAPSVQMFDIPEDALPEEVKVKEEPNPEARMTQEEEDKQVEPKNEFFDGENDNDKSENEP